The Rhodamnia argentea isolate NSW1041297 chromosome 7, ASM2092103v1, whole genome shotgun sequence genome contains the following window.
CACCGCCCAGTACGGCAGTGCACCGCCCAGTGCCCACTATATTAAAACCTGTCTCCATTAAATTGGAGTTTATATTTGGTACACTAACgagtaggggtgtgcatggttcgggccggtccggtcccggcatggaaccggggaccggaccatagtcccggtcccggcatggaaccggggaccggaccatagtcccggtccccatatttttgGGACCAAGgatcggaccgggaccggcggtcccggtccaggccggtcccggtccgatcTCGGTCCCGGCCTAGTAGGACCGCTAACTATtaaaaatctagtcaacttaataaactatgccatgataaaaacatagcgactcatCGTGACTTTTATGATCAACGAACTTGACTAAAATGTTCAAATTCAATACCAAAAACATcgccaaccgcactcaaaaaagcatgcagagagaaaagatgaccaaaagcaagatgaaaattaagactaaaaagagagtaggagagtgcgaccgtgcaaggttgggaaaaaaatgggcagtggacttttattattctgttttgttttaattttttttttgcaattgtatatatttatatataaataattatatattattggcgatccggtccggtcccaatacaagaaactcGAGGACCGGACCTCCCGGTCACCGGCCCCacttattgggaccggggactggaccatccacctcaaggaccggaccaacctgGGCGGTCCGGGCCAATCCCGGGCCGGTCTAGGCCGGTCCAGGccggtttgcacacccctactaaCACGTTCAGAAACATCAATTGTGCAAGGAGGGTTCAAGCGTGGACAAGgaagaattgtaaaaaaaaaaaaattattgtacttttgctaatttagttctaaatctattaattttgtcaattgaatcctaaacattgtcacattttgtcaattaaatccattcagccaattttgaccaaaaatcatcGATTTGGACCCCGtccatcctacatggcaagGCCGGCGTAGACGTGGGGAATTTTTTTAGTagtattttaacatttttttgaatttttgaatttttttttcctttttcctcttctttttttttttatttattttttattaaatttttaattgacaatacatgaaaaggtttaggactcaattgataaattaCAATGTTcgggactgaattagtaaaagagcaatagatttagaactttttggacaattttcccatcgtTGATACGTATATGATCTTTAATTTCGGTAAACGGATTCATTCCATCGGTATAGATGAGTGTCTTGATTTCATGATTGCCTTTGTCAAAAATATGTTACACCGACAGTGTCCCTTGTACATTTACATAAATTAGATCATACTTACTCGGCATTTAATAAGAGTATGCCACGTAACTTAATACTGTTGGGTCGTGGTTCATACTTCCCAACGATAGGAAAGCACGTAGTTCCCGATCATGATTTTTACATTCATAGTTTGGGCTTGTGCCATAAATAGCTACTGCTACATATATTCTTTTTCACTTGTCATTAAGTGATGTAACGAAAGGCGCAATGTGCTAATTATTCTGAAACCTTCTGCCggacgtagccctagtttaagggtgaatcagaataaaatctcgtatctcgattttctctttctcactacGCTTTACTTCATTATGTgttaaatcctaaaaaatacatTAGTCTTCGTCTTCGTATTTCCCACGTTATTTAACGGAGTATGTCCTCAAATTGCAAAGTCTAGGTCAGTCGGGTCAACTCATTCTGCTCAGTCCACACGCACGTGGAAATTTATGTCCTCATCCATCAAAATTCCTATTCATCAAAGGACTAAGTCACCCATCATTCTGCTATAAATACACCCTGCCCTTCTCTTCGCTCAGCATCGCAAAGTTAATACATTGTCCCAAACATACTTCTATCGCCATGGACCGGAAGGCACTTACCGGCATCCTCGTCGCATGCTTCGCCGTCCTCGCCTTGGTCGTGCCGCATGTGACTGCCCAAAACTGCGGGTGCGCCGCTGGCCTCTGCTGCAGCCGTTACGGTTACTGTGGGACTGGCCGCGACTACTGCGGGCCGGGTTGCCAAGCCGGCCCCTGCGATCCCGCCGCAGCCCCGCCCGCCACTAACGCAGTTGTGGTCGGCAACATCGTCACCGATGCCTTCTTCAATGCGATCCTCAACCAGGCCCCCGCGAGCTGTGCCGGAAAGAGTTTCTACTCGAGGAAAGCGTTCCTCGATGCCATCAGTAGCTTCCCGAGGTtcggccgggtcgggtcggtcgACGACTCAAAGCGCGAGATCGCCGCTTTCTTCGCTCATGTCACGCATGAGACTGGACGTAAGTTAGACTTGTCTTGTTCTCTCCTGTTCATGCATGTTCTTATTCTTGTGCACCATGCAACATTAGTTCTGATATATAAACGAATAATTTGCAGTTTAAATAAAATGCTTAGACATTTCTCCTTTGCAGATTTTTGTTATATCGAAGAGATAGATGGGCGAACCGACCCGAAAAAGATCTACTGCGACCCCAACGTGCCGCAGTACCCGTGCAAGCCGGGCAAGAGGTACTTCGGCCGAGGGCCCCTCCAGATCTCGTGGAACTACAACTACGGCCCGGCCGGCCAGAGCATCGGGTTCGACGGGCTCAACGCGCCGGAGACTGTGGCAAACAACCCCATCGTCGCCTTCAAGACGGGCCTGTGGTTCTGGAGGACCAACGACGTCCAGTCCAAGCTCTCGGGGCAAGGGTTCGGTGCCACGATCAGGGCCATTAACGGCATAGAATGCAACGGGGGGAACCCAGGAGCTGTTCAAGCCCGGGTCACGTATTACAACAATTACTGTAGGCAATTTGGGGTTGCACCTGGTGGTAATCTCAACTGTTAAGGGTCTACGATCCGTATTAGCGAATGTGGGTACACACCTTCACAATAATGTGCCCTAGAGAACAGCCTTCCTCTGCCTAATGTAAGCTTGGTCATCAGCATGAACAAATGGCCTCCTTGCACTAGTgatgttagaaaaaaaaaaccctaaggAGAAAGGAGACGATGAAATAAAGATATTTGCTTTTGTGAGACTATTTGATTGACTTAACTGTTCATATGAATTTGACCACATACGAAACTTTTTGTCTGAATAAAAAACAACATGAAGATCCGAGTCAAATCATGACTTGAGCATGTTAATTATCCTTTAACATAGCCATGATGAGCTAACTAAGACATCTTGGGAAGCATATAAGTCCAAAAGTGGAATTACGTGATGTTCTTATCAAGTGGATCTTCGGTTTCGCCACAACCATTTGATTAAATTTTCGCCAAACTAGATGGATATCGAAAGCCGGAATTAAATTTGGATAACCTACGACCGCTCGATCTTTGGCTTTCATTCCCTTAAATATGTTTATGAAGGAGTTGGATGTCCCGGATCGCGAGTCTAATCAAAGGCAatatatttattaaattgaTTGGGAGATTAGCATAGAAAGGTAATATAAGGTACATAAATATTGAATATCAAATGATATAGCTAGGTTTATAAGAACCAGAGCACCAGAATGCAAAATTTATAGCAACgatgcaattaaattctaaagtATTCAAATAGTGCAATCTAGACTCGATCATGGATCTGTCGATCCATAGGCCGGCTCAGCCCACATATGCCAGAAGGGCACCTTTTCGGCGGACTTGTGCAACGCAATTTACTTGTATAGTCCGGCTCAGCTTAGGCTCACCCTGAAAATtttagttcttttcttttttgttcatgGTCAATTTAGGCAATAAATTAGATCCGACCCAAGACCCACATTAATCATCTCTAGTGCAACCGATTCCTAGTGATAATGACATATGAACATGGTGATCCCGCTCAGACCCTTTGAAAAATGAAGTTTTGGCTTTCAAACTGGGAATGTCAAGAATATTGTATGATTTTCAAAAGCGtcgtgaaaaagtcaaaatgatTTTTAGTATTTATTTTATACGCACATATTTTTCCAAGGTTAGCATGattaaaagcaaaattcaaaagtcaGAGTCACCCTAAACGCAAATGTTTATTAACGCCCGATGCGTGTAATTGTCCAATTTAATGAACCTGGTCATGAGAATGAGATCAACATTAGGCAATGATGAAGAAGGGGATAGTCGATCATTCAAGACCATAACGCCGAGTCAAGTCAAGGTCAACCAGCTGGTTGGAGTCATTTGGGTTTGTAGGGCCCGGAAATACttcagaaattgcatttctctgCCAAAAGCCCATCtagcaaaaaaatgtgtttgataaaaacccgatcgaagtagaaatccgtttggtaaaaaaattaacttctgatagaatttttcacttttggaaagatttttcacttctaataggatttttggccaattttaagaaataaaaaattttaacttctcgactcaagaatcacttcttggattCGACTcaagaatcacttcttggaccacacccgccttCGCCGACCACCGTTGCTGCAATCGCCGGCTGCCGACCACGCCGGccgcggccgccgaccaccgcccacccACCGCCACCCGTCGCCATTGCCACCGCctaccgccgaccaccgccgaccatcgccaccCACTaccgaccaccaccaccgccgaccaccgtcgaccgccgccgccgaagattttgttaataatatttcaaaagtaaaaattttcaatcgttaccaaacgaattttttttatcaaaagtcAAT
Protein-coding sequences here:
- the LOC115742502 gene encoding endochitinase EP3-like isoform X2 — protein: MDRKALTGILVACFAVLALVVPHVTAQNCGCAAGLCCSRYGYCGTGRDYCGPGCQAGPCDPAAAPPATNAVVVGNIVTDAFFNAILNQAPASCAGKSFYSRKAFLDAISSFPRFGRVGSVDDSKREIAAFFAHVTHETGHFCYIEEIDGRTDPKKIYCDPNVPQYPCKPGKRYFGRGPLQISWNYNYGPAGQSIGFDGLNAPETVANNPIVAFKTGLWFWRTNDVQSKLSGQGFGATIRAINGIECNGGNPGAVQARVTYYNNYCRQFGVAPGGNLNC
- the LOC115742502 gene encoding endochitinase EP3-like isoform X1, with translation MDRKALTGILVACFAVLALVVPHVTAQNCGCAAGLCCSRYGYCGTGRDYCGPGCQAGPCDPAAAPPATNAVVVGNIVTDAFFNAILNQAPASCAGKSFYSRKAFLDAISSFPRFGRVGSVDDSKREIAAFFAHVTHETGHFCYIEEIDGRTDPKKIYCDPNVPQYKQYPCKPGKKYFGRGPFQITWNYNYGAAGKSLGFDGLNSPETVANNPVIAFKTALWFWTRNNMQFKLSSQGFAATIRAINGGECNGGNSAAVRARVAYYTNYCKQLGVTPGRNLYC